From the genome of Azospirillum brasilense, one region includes:
- a CDS encoding FAD-binding oxidoreductase, whose translation MTAVPAAQPRVAFTDEMKAEFKALLGDRFTTAAAVREHHGKDESYHPNFPPDGVAFATSTEEVSAIVKLCAKHDLPIIPFGTGTSLEGGVAALAGGICIDVSNMKEVLRVSPEDLDVTVQAGVTRKQLNEHLRDTGLFFPIDPGADASLGGMASTRASGTNAVRYGTMRENVLGLTVVLADGRIIKTGGRARKSAAGYDLTRLFVGAEGTLGIITEVTLRLYGIPEAISSAVCPFNDIRGAVDTVIQTIQSGIPVARIELLDEVQMDAVNKYSKLDYKVAPTLFFEFHGTAAGVKEQAEMVSAIAAEYGGSEFTWATRPEDRSKLWQARHDGYYAALALRPGSKGWPTDVCVPISRLADCILETKKDIAESSMLAPLVGHVGDGNFHLVYVIDPDKPEELAEAKRLNDRMVDRALAMGGTCTGEHGIGYGKMEFLEKEAGDAFAVMGELKRAFDPENRMNPGKVVRI comes from the coding sequence ATGACCGCCGTACCTGCCGCCCAGCCTCGCGTCGCCTTCACCGACGAGATGAAGGCCGAGTTCAAGGCCCTGCTTGGGGACCGCTTCACCACCGCCGCGGCGGTGCGCGAGCATCACGGCAAGGACGAGTCCTACCACCCCAACTTCCCGCCCGACGGCGTCGCCTTCGCCACCTCCACCGAGGAGGTCAGCGCCATCGTCAAACTCTGCGCGAAGCATGATCTCCCGATCATTCCCTTCGGCACCGGCACCTCGCTGGAGGGCGGCGTTGCCGCGCTGGCCGGCGGCATCTGCATCGACGTGTCGAACATGAAGGAGGTCCTGCGCGTCAGCCCGGAGGACCTCGACGTCACCGTCCAGGCCGGCGTGACCCGCAAGCAGCTCAACGAGCATCTGCGCGACACCGGCCTGTTCTTCCCCATCGACCCCGGCGCCGACGCCTCGCTGGGCGGCATGGCCTCCACCCGCGCCAGCGGCACCAACGCCGTGCGCTACGGCACCATGCGCGAGAATGTGCTGGGGCTGACCGTGGTGCTGGCCGACGGCCGGATCATCAAGACCGGCGGGCGGGCCCGCAAGTCAGCCGCCGGCTATGACCTGACCCGCCTGTTCGTCGGGGCGGAAGGCACGCTCGGCATCATCACCGAGGTGACGCTGCGCCTCTACGGCATCCCGGAGGCGATCTCGTCGGCGGTGTGCCCGTTCAACGACATCCGCGGCGCCGTGGACACGGTGATCCAGACCATCCAGTCCGGCATCCCCGTCGCCCGCATCGAGCTGTTGGACGAGGTCCAGATGGACGCGGTGAACAAGTATTCCAAGCTGGACTACAAGGTCGCACCGACCCTGTTCTTCGAGTTCCACGGCACCGCCGCCGGGGTGAAGGAGCAGGCGGAGATGGTCTCGGCCATCGCCGCGGAGTATGGCGGCAGCGAATTCACCTGGGCGACCCGTCCGGAGGACCGCTCCAAGCTCTGGCAGGCCCGCCACGACGGCTATTATGCGGCGCTGGCGCTGCGCCCCGGCTCCAAGGGCTGGCCGACCGACGTCTGCGTGCCGATCTCGCGGCTGGCCGACTGCATCCTGGAGACGAAGAAGGACATCGCCGAATCCTCGATGCTGGCCCCGCTGGTCGGCCATGTCGGCGACGGCAACTTCCACCTCGTCTACGTCATCGACCCCGACAAGCCGGAGGAACTGGCCGAGGCCAAGCGCCTGAACGACCGGATGGTGGACCGGGCGCTGGCCATGGGCGGCACCTGCACGGGCGAGCACGGCATCGGCTACGGCAAGATGGAGTTCCTGGAGAAGGAGGCCGGCGACGCCTTTGCCGTGATGGGCGAGCTGAAGCGTGCCTTCGATCCGGAGAACCGGATGAACCCCGGCAAGGTCGTCCGCATCTGA
- a CDS encoding NAD(P)-dependent oxidoreductase, giving the protein MADTATDSRSVAFLGLGTMGFPMAGHLAVRGGHRVTVFNRTAAKADAWTARFGGASTATPAEAARDAEVVFLCVGGDDDVRAVAGEAMGAMKPGTIVADHSTVSATVAREMAELARARGLFFLDAPVSGGQAGAENGVLTVMVGGDGDAFTRAQPLMACYGRSVTHMGPAGAGQLTKMVNQICIAGLLQGLAEGMAFAQKAGLDGHKVVDVIGKGAAQSWQMDNRAKTMLDGKFDFGFAVDWMRKDLGIVLGEARNNGASLPVTALVDQFYAEVQAMGGNRLDTSSLMTRMTR; this is encoded by the coding sequence ATGGCCGACACCGCGACCGATTCCCGCTCCGTCGCCTTTCTGGGGCTTGGCACGATGGGCTTTCCCATGGCCGGCCATCTGGCCGTCCGGGGCGGCCACCGGGTGACCGTCTTCAACCGCACCGCCGCCAAGGCCGACGCCTGGACCGCCCGCTTCGGCGGCGCTAGCACCGCCACCCCGGCCGAGGCCGCCCGCGACGCCGAGGTGGTCTTCCTCTGCGTCGGCGGTGACGACGACGTGCGGGCGGTGGCCGGCGAGGCGATGGGCGCCATGAAGCCCGGCACCATCGTCGCCGACCATTCCACCGTCTCCGCCACCGTCGCGCGCGAGATGGCCGAACTGGCCCGCGCGCGCGGCCTGTTCTTCCTCGACGCGCCGGTGTCCGGCGGGCAGGCCGGAGCGGAGAACGGGGTGCTGACGGTGATGGTGGGCGGCGACGGCGACGCTTTCACCCGTGCCCAGCCGCTGATGGCCTGCTACGGCCGCTCCGTCACCCACATGGGGCCGGCGGGCGCCGGTCAGCTGACCAAGATGGTCAACCAGATCTGCATCGCCGGCCTGCTCCAGGGGCTGGCCGAGGGCATGGCCTTCGCGCAGAAGGCCGGGCTGGACGGCCACAAGGTCGTGGACGTGATCGGAAAGGGGGCGGCCCAGTCCTGGCAGATGGACAACCGCGCCAAGACGATGCTGGACGGCAAATTCGACTTCGGTTTCGCCGTGGACTGGATGCGCAAGGATCTGGGCATCGTGCTGGGCGAGGCCCGCAACAACGGCGCCAGCCTGCCCGTCACCGCCCTGGTCGACCAGTTCTACGCCGAGGTTCAGGCGATGGGCGGCAACCGGCTGGACACCTCCAGCCTGATGACGCGCATGACGCGCTGA